GAAGCCTCGAAGGCCGATGTCGAGGATGAGTCCACCCTTGACGACCTCGATGACGGTACCGGTGACGATGCCGTCTTCTTCCTTGATCTTCTCGATCGTGCCCCAGGCACGCTCGTACTGAGCGCGCTTCTTGGACAGGATGAGACGGCCTTCCTTGTCCTCCTTCTGGAGAACAAGGGCCTCGATCTCGTCGCCCACGGCGACGACGTCGTTCGGGTCGACGTCGTGCTTGATGGAGAGCTCGCGGCTCGGGATGACGCCTTCGGTCTTGTAACCGATGTCGAGCAGGACCTCGTCCCGGTCGACCTTCACGATGACGCCGTCGACGATGTCGCCGTCGTTGAAGTACTTGATGGTCGCGTCGATCGCGGCGAGGAAAGCTTCCTCGTTACCGATGTCGTTGACCGCTACCTGCGGTGTGGTAGAGGTGGTCTCGGTGCTGCTCGTCATGTGGGAAAGGGCTCCGGTTACGGACAGAAAGTCGTAGGTACTGCTACGCCGGGAGCCCGTTATCGCTCTGAAGAAGGCCGGACAGCTTAGGAAGCACCCCACCAGGATGGTGTGGCGCCTCGAGAACCGAGGGGACAAACAACAGATGCGAGCGCAGCCTGCTAGGTCTGAGGTGCGCAGGCCCGCAGCGCAACTTGTAGCATACGGGGGCAGCCGGGCAGGGTCAATGCGCGAAGGCGCACACCCGGGGCGGATCACCGCATACCCGGCACACAACCTTTCTCCCGAGGCCGCAAAGGCCGCAGGAAGCCCCTCCGAAACACCTCGGTGACACCTCGGTGGCACCGTCGGGCGGGTTGGACGGAAGAGCCGCAGACTAATACGAGGGAGCCGATCATCCAAGAGCCCGCATCGTCCGACGAGCCGGCCCTCGGGCCGGAAGCCACCCGACGTGATGCCGACGTCGCCGAGAGTTCCCGGGCCAACCGGGGCTGGTGGGACCGCAACGCGGACGAATACCAGATCGAGCACGGCACCTTCCTCGGCGACGACCGTTTCGTGTGGGGTCCCGAGGGCCTGGACGAGGTGGAGGCCGAGCTGCTCGGCCCGCCGGAGGAACTGAAGGGCAAGGCGGTCCTGGAGATCGGCGCCGGCGCGGCCCAGTGCGCGCGCTGGCTGGCCGCGCAGGGCGCGCGTCCGGTCGCCCTGGACCTCTCCCACCGCCAGCTCCAGCACGCGCTGCGGATCGGCGGCGCGTTCCCCCTGGTGTGCGCCGACGCGGGCGCGCTGCCCTTCGCGGACGGCTCCTTCGACCTGGCCTGCTCGGCGTACGGGGCGCTGCCCTTCGTGGCCGATCCGGTGCTGGTCCTGAGGGAGGTGCGGCGGGTGCTGCGCCCGGGCGGCCGTTTCGTGTTCTCGGTGACCCACCCGATCCGCTGGGCGTTCCCGGACGAGCCGGGTCCCGAGGGCCTGTCGGTGTCCTCCTCGT
The Streptomyces sp. NBC_01485 genome window above contains:
- a CDS encoding class I SAM-dependent methyltransferase; translation: MQEPASSDEPALGPEATRRDADVAESSRANRGWWDRNADEYQIEHGTFLGDDRFVWGPEGLDEVEAELLGPPEELKGKAVLEIGAGAAQCARWLAAQGARPVALDLSHRQLQHALRIGGAFPLVCADAGALPFADGSFDLACSAYGALPFVADPVLVLREVRRVLRPGGRFVFSVTHPIRWAFPDEPGPEGLSVSSSYFDRTPYVEQDDEGRAVYVEHHRTLGDRVRDIVAGGFRLVDLVEPEWPAWNSSEWGGWSPLRGNLIPGTAVFVCERD